One genomic segment of Candidatus Hydrogenedentota bacterium includes these proteins:
- the uxaC gene encoding glucuronate isomerase, protein MVFIKEDFLLDNEPARQLYHEYAKNLPIIDYHCHLPPADVAADRRFANLAEIWLAGDHYKWRAMRTNGVPEKYCTGDAGDYEKYLKWAETVPYCIRNPLYHWTHMELKRPFGISDRLFTPETAPGIWDECNEKLARPEFSARGIMRQMNVALVCTTDDPVDDLEAHRVVAEDPSFETRMLPTWRPDRAMAIEDPEAFNAWAGRLEAAAGMACPSWEDFMAALQKRQDFFHSRGCRVSDHGIEFPYAEDFTPSDVAGVYRRARAGQAPTLDEALRFRSAMMLEFGRMNHEKGWAQQLHMGPIRNNSSRMFRELGPDTGFDSVGDTPLAKGLAKYLDRLDQTGQLTRTVLYTINPAANMVLSTMLGNFQDGTVPGKMQFGSGWWFNDQMDGMLRQLETLSQTGLLSRFVGMLTDSRSFLSYPRHDYFRRILCNLIGTDIVRGLLPSGAKWYGHLVRDICHNNANRYFEFELPEQ, encoded by the coding sequence ATTGTCTTTATCAAGGAGGACTTCCTGCTTGACAACGAACCGGCGCGGCAGCTTTACCATGAATACGCGAAGAATCTTCCCATCATTGACTATCACTGCCATCTGCCCCCGGCGGATGTCGCGGCGGACCGCCGTTTCGCCAACCTGGCGGAAATCTGGCTGGCAGGGGACCACTACAAGTGGCGTGCGATGCGGACCAACGGGGTGCCGGAAAAATACTGCACCGGCGACGCCGGGGACTATGAGAAATATCTGAAATGGGCGGAGACGGTCCCCTATTGCATCCGGAACCCGTTGTACCACTGGACGCACATGGAACTGAAGCGGCCCTTCGGGATTTCGGACCGCCTTTTCACCCCGGAAACGGCGCCGGGCATCTGGGACGAGTGCAATGAGAAGCTGGCCCGCCCCGAGTTTTCCGCCCGCGGCATCATGCGGCAGATGAACGTGGCCCTGGTCTGCACCACGGACGACCCCGTGGACGACCTGGAGGCGCACCGGGTTGTGGCGGAGGACCCCTCCTTCGAGACGCGCATGCTCCCCACCTGGCGGCCCGACCGGGCCATGGCCATCGAGGACCCGGAGGCCTTCAACGCCTGGGCCGGGCGGCTGGAGGCGGCTGCGGGCATGGCGTGCCCCTCGTGGGAGGACTTCATGGCGGCGCTGCAAAAACGGCAGGACTTTTTCCACAGCCGGGGCTGCCGCGTTTCAGACCACGGCATCGAGTTCCCCTACGCGGAGGACTTCACCCCGTCGGACGTGGCCGGTGTCTACCGGCGAGCCAGGGCGGGGCAGGCGCCCACCCTGGACGAGGCGCTCCGGTTCCGTTCGGCCATGATGCTTGAATTTGGCCGGATGAACCATGAGAAGGGGTGGGCGCAGCAGCTCCACATGGGACCCATCCGGAACAACAGCTCCAGGATGTTCAGGGAATTGGGTCCCGACACCGGGTTTGATTCCGTGGGCGACACGCCGCTGGCGAAGGGTTTGGCAAAATACCTTGACCGGCTTGACCAGACGGGGCAACTGACCAGGACCGTCCTGTACACCATCAACCCGGCGGCGAACATGGTCCTCTCCACCATGCTGGGCAATTTTCAGGACGGGACCGTGCCCGGAAAAATGCAGTTCGGCAGCGGGTGGTGGTTCAACGACCAGATGGACGGCATGCTCCGGCAGTTGGAGACGCTGTCGCAGACCGGGCTGCTCAGCCGCTTTGTGGGCATGTTGACGGACAGCCGCAGTTTCCTGAGCTACCCCCGCCACGACTATTTCCGCCGCATCCTATGCAACCTGATAGGGACGGACATCGTCCGGGGATTACTGCCCTCCGGCGCAAAGTGGTACGGCCACCTCGTGCGCGACATCTGCCACAACAACGCGAACCGCTACTTTGAGTTTGAACTGCCGGAGCAGTGA
- the nadC gene encoding carboxylating nicotinate-nucleotide diphosphorylase, whose protein sequence is MQKPIEKLVAAALTEDIGQEDLTTNTTVSPDLRCLARLFAKQDGVLSGIKPFHCAFEIMEAKLRNWSSLEDGAEFKKGDLIASFEGNTQAVLTAERTAMNFVQHLSGVATLTSRFVKAIEGLDCRVCGTRKTTPMMRQLEKAAIVHGGGANHRHTLFNGVLIKENHIMAAGGIQEAVRRAWEGTHHLMRIGIEVRDLDEFDQALAAGADVIMLDNMSNEDMREAVRRARDVKVVIEASGNASLERVRGMAETGVQFVSVGALTHSAPSIDLTLLIENV, encoded by the coding sequence ATGCAGAAGCCGATTGAGAAACTGGTGGCCGCCGCCCTGACCGAGGACATCGGCCAGGAAGACCTGACCACGAACACCACCGTGTCGCCCGATTTGCGCTGTCTTGCGCGGCTTTTCGCCAAGCAGGACGGCGTGCTGAGCGGCATCAAGCCCTTCCATTGCGCCTTTGAAATCATGGAGGCGAAGCTCCGCAACTGGAGCAGCCTCGAGGACGGCGCCGAGTTCAAGAAAGGCGACCTCATCGCCTCTTTCGAGGGGAACACCCAGGCGGTCCTCACCGCCGAGCGGACGGCGATGAACTTTGTGCAGCATCTTTCCGGTGTCGCCACCCTGACCAGCCGGTTTGTGAAGGCCATCGAGGGCCTCGACTGCCGCGTCTGCGGCACGCGCAAGACCACACCGATGATGCGCCAGCTTGAAAAGGCGGCCATCGTCCACGGCGGCGGCGCCAACCACCGCCACACCCTGTTCAACGGGGTACTCATCAAGGAGAACCACATCATGGCGGCGGGCGGCATCCAGGAGGCGGTGCGCCGCGCCTGGGAGGGCACCCACCACCTGATGCGCATCGGCATCGAGGTGCGCGACCTGGACGAGTTTGACCAGGCGCTGGCGGCGGGCGCGGATGTGATCATGCTGGACAACATGAGCAACGAGGACATGCGCGAGGCCGTCCGGCGGGCGCGGGACGTGAAAGTGGTCATCGAGGCCAGCGGCAACGCCAGCCTGGAGCGGGTCCGGGGCATGGCCGAGACGGGCGTGCAGTTTGTCTCCGTGGGCGCGCTGACCCATTCCGCGCCCTCGATTGACCTGACCCTGCTGATAGAAAATGTGTGA
- a CDS encoding biotin--[acetyl-CoA-carboxylase] ligase — translation MHHVSSTPSTNLLALAGGGDGEVFVAETQTMGRGRLGNVWESAPGLGLWFSVRLEGPMRGVGFGAALAVRDAVAPRAVLKVKWPNDLLCNGRKVCGILVEQRSGWTALGVGLNVSHKPADFPAALRGHAGSLESETGLAWDRAALLDRLLDRMDAMVFRLRAGEYESVRAEWAAACDVVGSRIRRGGLSGRVQAVDGDGALLVETGGGLVRVTDCEMEPAAPDGAATRE, via the coding sequence GTGCATCATGTGTCTTCCACCCCCTCGACCAATCTCCTGGCCCTTGCCGGGGGCGGGGACGGGGAGGTTTTTGTCGCGGAAACGCAGACCATGGGCCGGGGCAGGCTTGGAAATGTCTGGGAAAGCGCGCCCGGTCTGGGGTTGTGGTTCAGTGTGCGCCTTGAGGGCCCCATGCGCGGCGTTGGTTTCGGCGCGGCGTTGGCCGTGCGCGACGCCGTGGCGCCCCGGGCCGTCCTCAAAGTGAAATGGCCCAACGATTTGCTGTGCAACGGCCGCAAAGTATGCGGTATTCTGGTGGAACAGCGGTCCGGATGGACCGCCCTCGGGGTTGGGCTCAATGTCAGCCACAAGCCCGCGGATTTTCCGGCCGCGCTGCGCGGCCACGCGGGCTCGCTGGAAAGCGAGACGGGGCTGGCCTGGGACCGGGCCGCCCTGCTGGACCGGCTGCTGGACCGGATGGACGCCATGGTGTTCCGGCTTCGTGCCGGGGAATACGAGTCTGTCCGGGCTGAATGGGCGGCCGCCTGCGATGTCGTGGGAAGCCGCATCCGGCGCGGCGGCCTGTCCGGTCGCGTGCAAGCCGTTGACGGGGACGGCGCCCTGCTGGTGGAGACCGGCGGGGGCCTTGTCCGGGTCACGGACTGCGAAATGGAACCGGCGGCGCCGGACGGCGCCGCAACACGGGAATGA
- a CDS encoding type III pantothenate kinase codes for MLLVVDVGNTNTVMGLYEGRELRGHWRFETANHRTGDEFNILLHMLLQSIGMKPAEIRGCCVSSVVPPLNSALHEACRKAFGWEPFMVEPGVKTGLVLHCDNPKEVGADRIVNTVGALEEHKPPLIIIDFGTATSFDAVTARAEWIGGVIVPGIQLSAEALFEHCAKLPRVDVVVPKHAIGRDTVGNIRSGLTFGYAEMVDGLVRRMRAEMGGAQTVIATGGLAKTIAQISKEISVVDPWLTLKGLRAVYEKNVGTAA; via the coding sequence ATGCTCCTGGTGGTGGACGTGGGCAACACAAACACGGTCATGGGCCTCTACGAGGGCCGTGAGCTGCGCGGCCATTGGCGTTTCGAGACCGCCAACCACCGCACGGGCGACGAGTTCAACATCCTGCTGCACATGCTGCTGCAGAGCATCGGCATGAAACCGGCGGAAATCCGGGGCTGCTGCGTCTCCAGCGTGGTGCCGCCCCTCAATTCGGCCCTGCACGAGGCCTGCCGCAAGGCGTTCGGCTGGGAGCCCTTCATGGTCGAGCCGGGCGTGAAGACAGGGCTGGTGCTGCACTGCGACAACCCCAAAGAGGTTGGCGCGGACCGCATCGTGAACACGGTGGGCGCCCTCGAGGAGCACAAGCCCCCCCTCATCATCATAGACTTCGGCACCGCCACCAGCTTCGACGCCGTCACCGCGCGCGCGGAGTGGATTGGCGGGGTCATCGTGCCGGGCATCCAGCTCTCCGCCGAGGCGCTTTTCGAGCACTGCGCGAAACTGCCCCGCGTGGACGTGGTGGTCCCGAAGCACGCCATCGGGCGGGACACGGTGGGCAACATCCGCTCGGGCCTCACTTTCGGCTACGCCGAAATGGTGGACGGGCTGGTCCGGCGCATGCGCGCCGAGATGGGCGGGGCGCAGACGGTCATCGCCACGGGCGGCCTGGCGAAAACCATCGCCCAAATCTCCAAGGAAATCAGCGTGGTGGACCCGTGGCTCACCCTGAAGGGGCTGCGCGCCGTCTA